A DNA window from Sulfitobacter noctilucicola contains the following coding sequences:
- a CDS encoding serine hydrolase domain-containing protein — translation MIRAVVIAVLFAAPMAVADVPARLDQAFRGWVEDVGAQAAVMTVWEGGTHNSDVAIGMSADTAVELASLGKAITALCVTDLIDKGIWAAETTSSGVLGYGPDGITLARLMTHSAGLGPDQTQSDMPRWLDTAEDRSDDAAQQALRRDGQSGLSGSFSYNNENYAILGAMIAAETGQSYAAYCKAAVLDRAGVTTAQISPRTGSMAAWGGWQMSVQDYARFMHWAYGPQGIIGSAPQNWPQAAMGGGAFYGAGMTQRAFRGSMNYWHFGLLCFPERMTAGSYAVRWQEKWSVVVSFDRCLDWDQLFALDAALARAVFQ, via the coding sequence GTGATCCGAGCCGTTGTAATTGCTGTGTTATTTGCGGCACCGATGGCCGTGGCCGATGTGCCTGCGCGACTGGATCAAGCCTTTCGGGGCTGGGTGGAAGACGTGGGCGCGCAAGCTGCGGTTATGACCGTCTGGGAAGGCGGCACGCACAATAGCGATGTCGCCATTGGGATGTCTGCGGATACGGCGGTTGAGCTGGCTAGTCTAGGCAAAGCCATCACGGCGCTTTGTGTAACGGATCTGATCGACAAAGGTATCTGGGCGGCAGAGACAACCAGCTCCGGTGTTTTGGGATATGGCCCTGACGGCATAACCTTAGCTCGGCTGATGACCCATAGTGCTGGCCTTGGACCCGATCAAACGCAGTCCGATATGCCACGTTGGCTGGATACGGCAGAGGACAGATCGGACGATGCCGCTCAGCAGGCGCTTAGACGTGACGGGCAGTCGGGCTTATCTGGCAGCTTCAGCTACAATAACGAAAACTATGCCATTTTGGGGGCGATGATCGCAGCCGAGACCGGTCAATCTTACGCGGCTTATTGCAAGGCCGCGGTCCTGGACCGCGCTGGTGTCACGACCGCACAGATTTCGCCACGAACGGGCAGCATGGCGGCCTGGGGTGGGTGGCAAATGTCTGTGCAGGACTACGCGCGGTTCATGCATTGGGCCTACGGGCCGCAAGGCATCATCGGTTCAGCACCACAGAACTGGCCGCAGGCTGCAATGGGGGGCGGCGCGTTTTACGGCGCAGGCATGACCCAACGCGCATTTCGCGGAAGCATGAACTATTGGCATTTTGGCCTGCTGTGTTTCCCGGAGCGGATGACCGCCGGAAGCTACGCGGTGCGATGGCAGGAGAAATGGAGCGTGGTCGTCAGCTTCGATCGCTGTCTCGATTGGGATCAGCTCTTCGCCCTGGATGCGGCTCTTGCACGGGCGGTATTTCAGTGA
- a CDS encoding lipoprotein-releasing ABC transporter permease subunit codes for MANTAPFAPFEWMIAWRYLRARRAEGGVSVMTWISLIGITLAVFALIATLSVRSGFRAEFVDTILGANAHVTVYQLGEVGANGQIDRTISDYDTLAAAVRDVPGVTRVAPLVRQQVMANSGQNNAGVEVYGISGADLKTIPRIASSDQAQGDIDRFNEGIAIGIGVARSLNVTVGDRIKLISPNGVKTAFGTSPRVNAYEVVYIFAAGRYDIDRTRVYLPIGDAQIFFNREGVADELEVMIEEPEAVDDMALPILQAMGERGQVWTWRDASGSFLNALDIEDRVMFVIMSVLVLIAAMNIVSGLIMLVKNKGRDIGILRTIGLTEGSIMRVFFICGSFTGIIGTVAGVILGCLFALYVDQIFGFVNYLSGGTAWDASIRGIYFLPAKLQLADVFSAVALSLGLSFIVTIFPARRAARMNPVEALRYE; via the coding sequence TTGGCCAACACTGCCCCTTTTGCCCCTTTCGAGTGGATGATCGCGTGGCGCTACTTGCGTGCACGCCGTGCTGAAGGTGGTGTCAGCGTAATGACATGGATCAGCCTGATTGGTATCACTCTGGCAGTCTTTGCATTGATTGCAACGCTGTCCGTTCGTTCCGGCTTTCGGGCCGAGTTTGTGGATACGATTCTTGGGGCCAATGCCCATGTGACCGTCTACCAACTTGGCGAGGTGGGCGCGAATGGACAGATTGATCGAACGATCTCTGATTACGATACGCTTGCCGCAGCTGTGCGGGACGTGCCTGGCGTAACCCGTGTTGCCCCGCTGGTGCGTCAGCAGGTGATGGCCAACAGCGGCCAGAACAACGCAGGCGTCGAAGTATACGGGATTTCGGGGGCTGACCTTAAAACCATTCCCCGCATCGCGTCTTCGGATCAGGCTCAGGGCGACATCGACAGGTTCAACGAAGGGATCGCCATCGGTATCGGCGTTGCGCGCAGTCTGAATGTGACGGTCGGGGATCGCATCAAACTGATCTCGCCCAATGGGGTCAAAACAGCTTTCGGTACCAGCCCGAGGGTGAATGCCTATGAGGTGGTCTATATCTTTGCGGCTGGCCGTTATGACATTGACCGTACACGTGTCTATCTGCCCATCGGAGATGCGCAAATATTCTTTAATCGCGAGGGGGTGGCCGACGAGCTTGAAGTCATGATCGAAGAGCCTGAAGCCGTCGATGACATGGCCTTACCGATCCTTCAAGCCATGGGGGAACGGGGTCAGGTCTGGACCTGGCGCGATGCGTCGGGATCGTTTCTAAATGCACTCGATATCGAAGATCGGGTGATGTTCGTCATTATGTCGGTACTGGTTCTGATCGCTGCCATGAATATCGTTTCTGGTCTGATCATGCTGGTCAAGAACAAGGGGCGTGACATCGGTATCCTGCGCACCATCGGCCTGACTGAAGGCTCGATCATGCGCGTGTTTTTCATCTGTGGTTCGTTCACCGGCATCATCGGAACGGTGGCTGGCGTCATTCTGGGCTGTCTTTTCGCCCTTTATGTCGATCAGATTTTCGGGTTCGTGAACTATCTTTCGGGTGGCACCGCGTGGGATGCCTCCATCCGGGGTATCTATTTCCTGCCTGCGAAGCTCCAGCTTGCTGATGTGTTTTCTGCCGTCGCCTTGTCATTGGGATTGTCGTTCATTGTCACGATCTTTCCGGCCCGCCGCGCTGCGCGCATGAACCCTGTGGAGGCGTTGCGCTATGAGTGA
- a CDS encoding ABC transporter ATP-binding protein — protein MSDPALSLSGITKSYNTGKPNEINVLRGVDLTIAAGEVVALVAPSGAGKSTLLHIAGLLDTPDSGLVHVAGEDMTGRSDRRRTRVRRGDIGFIYQFHHLLPEFTALENIVLPQLANGIARPKAEDRARSLLAKVGIEARADHRPAALSGGEQQRVAFCRALANAPGLLLADEPTGNLDPSTSDQVFVTLMELVRDTGLSALIATHNLELAARMDRQIRLDAGQLVSV, from the coding sequence ATGAGTGATCCGGCCTTGAGCCTTTCCGGCATTACAAAGTCCTATAACACCGGCAAACCAAACGAGATCAATGTGCTGCGCGGTGTCGATCTGACCATTGCTGCCGGTGAGGTAGTGGCACTGGTTGCGCCCTCTGGTGCCGGTAAATCCACTCTCCTGCATATCGCCGGTCTGTTGGACACGCCGGACAGTGGTCTGGTCCATGTCGCGGGTGAAGACATGACAGGACGCTCTGACCGCAGGCGTACACGTGTCCGCAGGGGGGATATCGGCTTTATCTACCAGTTCCATCATCTGCTGCCGGAATTCACGGCGCTTGAGAATATTGTACTGCCGCAACTGGCCAACGGTATCGCGCGACCAAAGGCCGAGGACCGCGCACGCAGCCTGCTGGCCAAGGTCGGGATCGAGGCGCGTGCAGACCATAGGCCCGCAGCACTTTCCGGCGGTGAACAGCAGCGCGTTGCGTTCTGCCGGGCGCTTGCCAATGCACCGGGGCTCTTGCTGGCGGATGAGCCGACCGGCAATCTGGACCCCAGCACGTCCGATCAGGTCTTTGTAACGCTGATGGAATTGGTACGCGATACAGGCCTTTCGGCTCTAATTGCCACGCACAACCTTGAGTTGGCAGCGCGTATGGACCGCCAGATCAGGCTTGACGCAGGGCAACTGGTTTCTGTCTGA
- a CDS encoding DUF2937 family protein: MILRTLTLAGGIAGAAATSQFPEYSQQYTQRLGGAVDALSEVVADFDASAAAVGLEREAALAQMQGTEFMERRRADMTRTFARYETLSADLAALEGEGPFMRAYHLPRLRDGQIAKAAWDVYQPAVPLNLAGMIFAGVGFVLGGGLVSIFLGLVRWPFRRHAKPA, encoded by the coding sequence GTGATCCTGCGCACGCTCACTCTGGCTGGCGGCATCGCTGGCGCTGCTGCGACATCGCAATTCCCCGAATATTCCCAGCAGTATACGCAGCGCCTTGGCGGGGCGGTTGATGCATTGTCCGAAGTTGTTGCGGATTTTGACGCCTCTGCTGCTGCTGTGGGGCTGGAGCGCGAGGCGGCGCTTGCGCAGATGCAGGGCACTGAGTTTATGGAACGTCGTCGCGCTGATATGACCCGCACGTTTGCTCGCTATGAAACGCTTAGCGCGGATCTGGCCGCGCTCGAAGGGGAGGGTCCGTTTATGCGTGCCTATCACCTACCGCGTCTGCGCGATGGTCAAATCGCGAAAGCGGCGTGGGATGTTTATCAGCCGGCGGTCCCGCTAAACCTTGCGGGGATGATATTTGCAGGTGTCGGGTTCGTGCTGGGGGGCGGGCTTGTGTCCATCTTTCTAGGCCTTGTGCGCTGGCCCTTTCGCAGACATGCAAAGCCCGCTTGA